The following are encoded in a window of Rosa chinensis cultivar Old Blush chromosome 4, RchiOBHm-V2, whole genome shotgun sequence genomic DNA:
- the LOC112200953 gene encoding NADH dehydrogenase [ubiquinone] 1 alpha subcomplex subunit 13-B: MTEAMIRKKPGMASVKDMPVLQDGPPPGGFPPARYARRIPNKGPSAVAIFLAAFGTFSWGMYQVGKGNKIRRALKEEKYAARRAILPVLQAEEDERFVKEWKKYLDYEAEVMKDVPNWKVGESVYNSGRWMPPATGELRPEVW, encoded by the exons ATGACGGAGGCGATGATTAGAAAGAAGCCAGGGATGGCGAGCGTGAAGGACATGCCGGTTCTCCAAGACGGTCCGCCACCGGGCGGGTTCCCTCCGGCCCGATACGCCCGTCGGATCCCCAACAAGGGTCCCAGCGCCGTCGCCATCTTCCTCGCCGCCTTCGGTACCTTCTCCTGGGGCATGTACCAGGTCGGCAAGGGCAACAAGATCCGAAG GGCGctaaaggaagaaaaatatgCAGCTCGCAGAGCAATACTTCCGGTGCTTCAAGCTGAAGAAGACGAAAG ATTTGTCAAAGAGTGGAAAAAGTATCTTGATTATGAAGCTGAGGTTATGAAGGATGTTCCTAACTGGAAAGTTGGTGAGAGTGTCTACAACTCTGGGAGATGGATGCCCCCAGCTACTGGCGAGCTGCGCCCTGAGGTTTGGTGA